GGTGGCGCGCACCCATGGCCGGGTGCCGAATATCGCCTCGCCGTTTCGCTCCAGCCAGGCGCCCAGGCCGCGCAAGCGTTCCGCCTGGATCTGCGGGATGCTCCCGTCGGCCCGCGGCCCGACGTTGAGCAGCAGGTTGCCGTTCTTGCTGACGATGTCGCAGAGCAGGTGGATCAGGTCGGTCTCGGATACGGTGTGCTCGGCGGTCTCGGACCGGTTGTACCCGAATGAATAGCCCAGGCCGCGACAGGACTCCCACTTGTAGGGAGCGATTTCGTCTAGCTGGGAGTATTCGGGGGTCGTGAAGTCGTGATGGCGCCTACTCGAGCCGGGCTTGCGGGTTTCGAAGCGGTCGTTGATCAGGCCGTCGGGATGGTCGTTGTAAAAGTCGGCCACGATCGCGGCCAGGTCCGCCTGTTCCGGGTAACCGATGTCGTTCCAGAGGATGATCGGATCGTAACGCTCCCGCAGCTCGCGCCAGTGCGCGTCGGCGTAGGCGGCGAATTCGGGTGTGTGATTGATCGTCGCGCCGACCAGCTCCTGGGATTTGATGGGTGTCGGGTTGAAGCTCCAGTCGAGTCCGCCCGAGTAATAGAGCCCCATGCGCAGACCCAGGCCGCGGACCGCGTCGGTCAATTCCCCGACCAGGTCGCGTTCGCTGCAGCGCCGATCGGGCGGCAAATGCGGGTTCTCCACCCGGCTGGGCCAGAGGGTGAAGCCATCATGGTGCTTGCTGGTCAGCACCACGTAGCCGGCGCCGGAGGACTTGAACAGCTTCGCCATTGCAAGCGGGTCCCATCGCCGCGTCCGGGCATTGAATTCCTCGGCAAAGTCCATGTAGTCGAAGCCGTCGCCGAAGGTCGTCCGGTGGTGCTCGAATGTCGGTGAGCCCTCGATCCGGAGCGTATTCAGATACCACTCCGAATATGGATTGTTGGCAAACCACCGGTCCCAGTCGACGGTTCCGAATTCACCTACCGGCGTCGCCCAAGCCGGAACCGAGAAAAGTCCCCAGTGGACGAAGATCCCGAGCTTGGCGTCGTGGTACCAATCCGGTACCCGGTGCATGCGG
The Chloroflexota bacterium genome window above contains:
- a CDS encoding alpha-L-fucosidase, producing the protein MSNAQQDVRFEPNWESIRMHRVPDWYHDAKLGIFVHWGLFSVPAWATPVGEFGTVDWDRWFANNPYSEWYLNTLRIEGSPTFEHHRTTFGDGFDYMDFAEEFNARTRRWDPLAMAKLFKSSGAGYVVLTSKHHDGFTLWPSRVENPHLPPDRRCSERDLVGELTDAVRGLGLRMGLYYSGGLDWSFNPTPIKSQELVGATINHTPEFAAYADAHWRELRERYDPIILWNDIGYPEQADLAAIVADFYNDHPDGLINDRFETRKPGSSRRHHDFTTPEYSQLDEIAPYKWESCRGLGYSFGYNRSETAEHTVSETDLIHLLCDIVSKNGNLLLNVGPRADGSIPQIQAERLRGLGAWLERNGEAIFGTRPWVRATGETEDGMPVRFTAKGDAVYAIVLGRPGPDGISLRLDLPGRLRHATLLGSSAAAPASYDDGRLLLRPSVPLPDSPAHALRFLIR